The following nucleotide sequence is from Streptomyces leeuwenhoekii.
CGACGGGGATCACCGGGCAGCGGGTCTGCAGGGCGACGCGCGCGGCGCCGGTCTTGCCCGTCATGGGCCAGCCGTCCGGGTCACGGGTCAGGGTGCCCTCGGGGTAGAAGGCGACGCACTCGCCGCGCTCCACGGCGTCGATCGCGGCACGGAAGGCGCTCAGCGCGTCCGTACTCTCCCGGTAGACGGGGATCTGCCCGGTGCCGCGCATCGCGGCGCCGACGAACCCCTTCCTGAAAAGACCGCTCTTCGCCAGGAATCGCGGGACGCGTCCGGTGTTGTACTGGAAATGCGCGTACGCGAAGGGATCGATGTGCGAATTGTGGTTCACGACCGTGATAAATCCACCCTCGGCCGGAATGTGCTCCATTCCGCGCCAGTCCCGCTTGAGCAGAACCACCAGCGGCGGTTTGCAGATCACCGCGGCGAAGCGGTACCAGAAGCCGATTCTCCGGCGGGGCACGCGGACACCTTCCTCTAGGGCCTGGAACGGGGCCAGGGGGGCCGCACAAGTGTCGCCCCAGGCCGCCGGTCTGTCGAGAACACCGTACGCCCCGCCCCGGGGCCGGCCGGGTCCCCGGGGGGACAATGGCCACGACAAGAGAGGGACGGAACGCTCGTGCAGTGGACCTTGGTCGTACCCGTGAAGCACCTGGCCCGGGCCAAGAGCAGGCTGTCGGACACCGCGGACGACGGGATGCGGCCGGGCCTCGCGCTCGCCTTCGCGCTGGACACGGTGACCGCGGCGCTGGCCTGCCCGGAGGTGGCGGATGTGGCAGTCGTCACGGACGACGCGCGGGCCGGCCGGGAACTGGCCGCGCTGGGCGCCGCCGTCGTCCCCGACGAGCCCGGCGGGGGCCTGAACGCCGCCCTGGCCCACGCGGCGGCGGTGGTGCGGGCCGCGCGTCCCGGGCGTCCGGTGGCCACGCTCAACGCCGATCTCCCGGCGCTGCGCCCCGCGGAATTGGCCCGTGTTCTCCAGGAGGCCGCGCAATTCCCGCGCGCTTTTCTCGCCGACGCCGCCGCAATCGGTACGACCGTGCTGGCCGCCGCCCCGGGGCAGTCATTGCGGCCCGCTTTCGGGCCGGATTCCCGGGCCCGTCACCGCGCGTCCGGCGCGGCGGAACTCCGGCTGGACGCGGTGGATTCCGTACGGCAGGACGTCGACACCGGTGACGATCTGCGGGCGGCGCTGGCGCTGGGCGTGGGCCCGCACACCGCCGCGGCGGCGGCGCTGCTGCCCGGGCGGGCCCCGGTGCCGGGGCAGTAGGCTGCCGTCATGCAGGCGACCGCATACACGTACGACCCGGACAGCCGCAGCGGGCAGGTGCTCCTCGACGACGGCACGCCCGTCCCCTTCGACGCGGCGGCGTTCGACGCGGGGGGCTTGAGGCTGCTGCGCCCCGGTCAGCGGGTGCGCATCGAGACCGAGGGCGAGGGCGCGGGGCGCCGGATCACGCTGGTGACCCTGCAGACCTTCTGATTCCCGGGCCCGGACGGGTTCGGAAGGCCCGGAGGACCGCGAGGAACCCGGACAGGCCGCGGGCCGGACTCCGTGAGGGAGTCCGGCCCGGCGCGTGAGTGCCCTGGTGCCCTGCCGCTCGCTACTTCTTGCGGGCGGTGGTCTTCTTGGCGGTGGTCTTGCGCGCGGTCGACTTCTTGGCCGGGGCCTTCGTGGCCGTCGCCTTCTTCGCCGGGGCCTTCTTGGCCGTGGCCTTCTTCGCCGCGGTGGTCTTGGTGGCGGTGGCCTTGGTGGCGGGAGCCTTCTTCGCGGCGGTCTTCTTCGCCGTGGCGGTGGTCTTCTTCGCCGCGCCCGTGGTCTTCTTCGCCGCCGCGGCGGTGGTCTTCTTCGCCGCGGCCGTGGTCTTCTTCGCCGCGCCCGTGGTCTTCTTCGCGGCGGCCTTCTTGCCCGCGGCCTTGGAGATGGTGGGCGGGGGGCCGGAGAGGCTGCCCTTGGGGGCCTTCTTCACCGCGATGTCGTTCTTCGGGAGCTTCTTCGAGCCGCTGACCAGGTCCTTGAAGCCCTGACCCGCGCGGAAACGGGGGACGGAGGTCTTCTTGACCCGAACCCGCTCGCCCGTCTGGGGGTTGCGGGCGTAGCGAGCCGGCCGGTCGACCTTCTCGAAGGAACCGAAGCCGGTGACCGAGACCCGGTCACCCGCGACCACCGCACGGACGATGGCGTCCAGTACCGCGTCGACGGCATCGGCAGCCTGCTGGCGGCCGCCCATCTTGTCGGCAATCGCTTCTACGAGCTGCGCCTTGTTCACGTCTTCCCCTTCGGAGACATCGCCGGAACGAAAGTGTTCCAGCTTTTTCGCACGTTAGGCAGATATATACCGCAAATCAAACACGAAACGGGCTTATCACCCTTGTGCCGCAACCGACTCGACTGTCCCGGCCTGTTCAGCGTTCCTCTTCGGGGAATCGCCCCTCGTCGAGGTCCGCACTGAACCGCTCCAGGCGCCTTGCCGCACCGGCGAGATCATGTTTGGCCGCGGCCGTAATGACCAGCAGCTTCCGGGTCAGCGCCACCCGTACGCCCTCCGGGACTTGCAGTGCGCGCACCCTGGCGTGCGCTTCCTTGAGCTGGACCGCGACCGCCGTATAGAGCTCGAGTTGGCCGTCGTGTTCCATGCACAGATTGTGCCATCTGGGGCGAGTTGTCGCCTGCGCAGGGGGGCAACTGCCGCCTCGGACGGCCTTCCGAGCGGTCCCCGAAGCCTCGGTCACCCGCCTCTCGTACCCCGGCAACACCCGCTTTAACGTGGGGCGTTGAGGCCGCGGACGAGGGCGCGGGAGGCCGATCGGGCCCAGACATGGCTGTACCCCCGATCGGGCCGATCGGGGGTACAGCGGGGGTGCCAGGGTGGCCGAAAGTCGACCTTGTGTGCGGCCTGGGCTCAGACCTGGAGCGTCCGGGGCTTGTACGCCGGGCGCTTCGCCTCGTACGCGGCGATGTCCGCCTCGTTCTGCAGGGTGATCGAGATGTCGTCGAGGCCGTTCAGCAGCCGCCAGCGGGAGTTCTCGTCCAGCTCGAAGGAGGCGGTGATGCCGGCGGCGCGCACCTCGCGCCCGACCAGGTCGACCGTGACCTCGGCGGTGGGGTCGGCCTCGGTCAGCTCCCACAGCGAGTCCACGATCTTCTGGTCGAGGACGACGGTGAGCAGGCCGTTCTTCAGCGAGTTGCCCCGGAAGATGTCGGCGAAGCGGGAGGAGATCACGGCCTTGAAGCCGTAGTTCTGCAGCGCCCAGACGGCGTGCTCACGGGAGGAGCCGGTGCCGAAGTCGGGGCCGGCGACCAGGACCGTGGCGCCCTGCCGCTCGGGGCGGTTGAGCACGAACTCGGGGTCCTTGCGCCACGCCTCGAACAGCCCGTCCTCGAACCCGTCGCGCGTGACCTTCTTGAGCCAGTGGGCGGGGATGATCTGGTCGGTGTCGACGTTGCTGCGGCGCAGCGGGACGGCCCGGCCGGTGTGGGTGGTGAAGGCTTCCATGACTGATCAGACTCCAGCGGGCGAGGGGGCGTCGGCGGACAGGTCGGCCGGGGAGGCCAGGTGGCCCAGGACCGCCGTCGCGGCGGCGACCTGCGGCGACACCAGGTGGGTGCGGCCCCCCTTGCCCTGCCGCCCCTCGAAGTTGCGGTTGGAGGTGGACGCGGAGCGCTCACCGGGGGCGAGCTGGTCGGGGTTCATGCCCAGGCACATCGAGCAGCCCGCGTGCCGCCACTCGGCGCCGGCCTCCTTGAAGACCACGTCGAGCCCCTCGGAGACGGCCTGGAGACCGACCCGCGCGGAGCCCGGGACCACCAGCATCCGTACGCCGTCGGCGACTTTGCGGCCTTTGAGGATGTCGGCGGCGGCGCGCAGGTCCTCGATGCGGCCGTTGGTGCAGGAGCCTACGAAGACGGTGTCCACCTTGATGGAGCGCAGCGGCTGTCCGGCCTCCAACCCCATGTACTCCAGGGCCTTTTCGGCGGCGAGGCGCTCCGAAGCGTCTTCGTACGAGGCCGGGTCGGGGACGGACGCGGAAAGCGGCGCACCCTGCCCCGGGTTGGTGCCCCAGGTGACGAACGGCGACAGCTCGGCGGCCTCGATGACCACCTCGGCGTCGAACTCGGCGTCGTCGTCGGTGCGCAGCGTCTTCCAGTACTCCACCGCCGCGTCCCAGTCCGCGCCCTCGGGGGCGTGCGGGCGGCCCTTGAGGTAGGCGAACGTGGTCTCGTCGGGGGCGATCATGCCCGCGCGGGCGCCGGCCTCGATCGACATGTTGCAGATGGTCATCCGGGCCTCCATCGAGAGCTTCTCGATGGCCTCGCCGCGGTACTCCAGGATGTAGCCCTGGCCGCCCCCGGTGCCGATCTTCGCGATGATCGCCAGGATGAGGTCCTTGGCGGTGACGCCGTCCGGCAGCTCGCCGTCGACCGTGATCGCCATGGTCTTCGGGCGGGCCATCGGCAGCGTCTGGGTGGCGAGCACGTGCTCGACCTGCGAGGTGCCGATGCCGAACGCCAGCGCGCCGAAGGCGCCGTGCGTGGAGGTGTGCGAGTCGCCGCAGACCACGGTGGTGCCGGGCTGGGTCAGGCCGAGCTGCGGACCGACGACGTGGACGACGCCCTGCTCGACGTCGCCCAGCGGGTGCAGCCGGACGCCGAACTCGGCGCAGTTCTTGCGCAGCGTCTCGAGCTGGACCCGCGAGACCGGGTCGGCGATGGGCTTGTCGATGTCGAGGGTCGGGGTGTTGTGGTCCTCGGTGGCGATGGTGAGGTCGAGGCGGCGCACCGTCCGGCCGCTCTTGCGGAGGCCGTCGAAGGCCTGCGGGCTGGTCACCTCGTGCAGCAGGTGCAGATCGATGTAGAGGAGGTCGGGCTCGCCCTCGGCGCGCCGGACGACATGGTCGTCCCAGACCTTCTCCGCGAGTGTCCTACCCATCGCTTTCCCTCCGGTCGGCGAACGTGCGCCGACCCAACTAGAGATCTTGAGGAGGCGCTGCCCGCACCCCTGTTCTCCGGGCATCCGCCGCCAGGCCCTCACGTCCACGGGCCGCTGTGACTTCGTGACATCCAGGGTGGCGTGTTCCACGGAAAATTGAACTTGCGTTTCACAGAGTGAGACGCAAGTATCGTTGCATGGACAACAGTAGCGGCGTCGGCGTTCTGGACAAGGCGGCACTCGTCCTGAGCGCTCTGGAGTCCGGTCCGGCCACCCTCGCGGGTCTGGTCGGAGCGACCGGACTGGCACGACCCACGGCCCACCGCCTGGCCGTGGCCCTGGAGCACCACCGCATGGTGGCCCGCGACATGCAGGGCCGTTTCATCCTCGGCCCGCGCCTGGCCGAGCTGGCCGCGGCGGCGGGCGAGGACCGCCTCCTGGCCACCGCCGGCCCGGTGCTCACCCACCTCAGGGACGTGACGGGCGAGAGCGCGCAGCTCTACCGCCGCCAGGGCGACATGCGCATCTGCGTCGCCGCGGCGGAGCGCCTGTCGGGCCTCAGGGACACGGTCCCGGTCGGCTCCACCCTCACGATGAAGGCCGGCTCCTCGGCGCAGATCCTGCTCGCCTGGGAGGAGCCGGAGCGCCTGCACCGGGGCCTGCAGGGCGCCCGCTTCACGGCGACGGCCCTGTCGGGCGTGCGGCGCCGCGGCTGGGCCCAGTCGATCGGCGAGCGGGAGCCGGGTGTGGCGTCCGTCTCCGCGCCGGTGCGCGGCCCCTCCAACCGCGTGGTGGCCGCCGTCTCGGTCTCCGGGCCCATCGAGCGCCTGACCCGCCACCCGGGCCGGATGCACGCCCAGGCGGTCATCGACGCCGCCGCCCGCCTGTCCGAGGCCCTGCGCCGCTCCGGCTGACCCCGTGACCGCCACCGGGAGGGCCGGCCTCAACGCCGCGGCAGGCCCTCCCCGGCATCCGATCACCCGGTCGACCCCGATCACCCTGATCACCCTGCCGATTCGGGGGCTCCGTACGGGGAGTTGCGGGGGCGGGGCCGACGCCCGGACCGCCCGGTACCGGCTGTGCGCCGGAACGACGATGGCCCCCCGCCGAAGCGGAGGGCCATCCTCTGTTGTACCCCCGACCGGATTCGAACCGGCGCTACCGCCTTGAGAGGGCGGCGTGCTAGGCCGCTACACAACGGGGGCGTGGACTCTGCGTTTCCGCAGGTCCGAGCTGGTCTACCTGGACTCGAACCAAGACTAACTGAACCAGAATCAGTCGTGCTGCCAATTACACCATAGACCAAGGTGGTTTAGACCACTGGGGTCGTTCACCTTCAGTACCCCCGACCGGATTCGAACCGGCGCTACCGCCTTGAGAGGGCGGCGTGCTAGGCCGCTACACAACGGGGGCCCTAGCGATTCCGACAAGATCGGAACCAGTACCCCCGACCGGATTCGAACCGGCGCTACTGCCTTGAGAGGGCAGCGTGCTAGGCCGCTACACAACGGGGGCTTGCGGATGAGATCCGCGGGTGCAGATGAGCTCTGCGAGCTGGCCTACCTGGACTCGAACCAAGACTAACTGAACCAGAATCAGTCGTGCTGCCAATTACACCATAGGCCACTGGAACGCAAGCCCCAGAGGGGATCTTGTTCTAGCTTCGCGCTTCGGGGCTCCGGCCTTTCGGCCCGCTCCCCGCGGCGCAGAAAGAACATTACCCGAAGGTGGACGGGGCTCCAAAACGAGTATCCGGACCGAGGAGGGCGGGCAGTTCGGCGAGGGAGGCGATGCGCCGCGGACCGGCGGGCGGCACGGCCGTCGCGCGGGGGCCGCCGCGGTCGATCCACACCGACAGCAGCCCGGCGTCGGCGGCGCCGCGGCCGTCGATCTCCGGGTGGTCGCCGACGTAGGCGACCTCGTGCGGGGCGAGGCCGAGGGCGTCGCAGGCGGCCAGGAAGGCACCGGCCGCGGGCTTGGAGATGCCGATCTCGGCGGCGCACAGGATGATCTCGAAGCGGTCGTGGAGGCCGAGGACGCGCAGCTTGCGGTCCTGGACGGTGACGCTGGAGTTGGACAGCACCGCGTGGCGGTGGCTGGTGGCGAGGGCGTCGAGGACCGGCAGGACGTCCGGGAAGAGGGCCCAGGCGGCCTCGTAGTGCGCCAGGTAGCGCTCGAACCAGCCGTCGGCCTCGGCGTCGGTCAGGTCGCGGCCGAGGAAGACCCGGGTGCGGTCGCGGCGCTGGGTGGCGAAGTCGACCTCGCCGGCCGCGAACCGCGCCCACTGGACCTCGGTGATCTCCCGCCAGCGCGCCAGGGCCCGCTCGGCGGATCCGTACCCGTCGAGCAGGCCCTCGGCCGCGAGATGGGCGCGCATGCCCGCGCGGTCGGCGGTCGTGTAGTCGAAGAGGGTGTCGTCGACGTCCCAGACGACGGCTCTGATCGCCATGGTTCCGACGGTAGCGCCGGGCGGGCGGGCCCGGGCGGGGATCACCGGAAACCGGCGGGAGGGCGGGCGGTCAGGCGGTGGCCGTGGCGGGCGCCGGCGGCTCGGCGGACTCGGAGGGGTCCGGGGCGACGAAGAAGTCCGTGACGAAGCAGGTGATCTCGCCGGCCGCGGTGCGGCCTATCCAGGTCGGGTAGGCGCCGTCGCCCCAGCCGGAGGTGAACGCGACGACGGTGTGCCCCGTCTCCGGGGCGGTGATCAGGTGGGGGCCGGGCGCCCAGTCGCTGTGCTCGAAGGCGTCCCACAGGGGTCCCTCGTCGCCCTCGGACGCGGGGAAGGACTCCTCGGCCGCCGCGTCGTAGAAGCAGCCGGTGCCGGCGTCGACGCCGTAGCCGTAGAACTCCTCGTCGCCGAGCTCGGCCGGGTCCTGGCCGGGGAGCAGGGCGAGTTCCCAGGTGGCGGTGGGTTCGTCGCGGATGACCAGGCGGGCGGCGGCCACCCGCAGGTGGGGCTCGTCGGAGGGGGGCTCGCCGGGCTGGGTGAGGGTCGCCACGGCCGCCTCGACGCGGTAGCGGCCGGGCTCGACGGCGACCGTGAAGGGCTCCGTCTCGCCCTCGCCGAGGCAGACGAAGGGGTCGCAGGCCACGATCCGCCCGGTGGGCAGCCACAGCTCGCCCCCGGATGCGACATGGATCACGCCCGTGGTCCCGGACTCGTAGGCGAACGTGCTCCCGGGCGTGAACAGCCAGGTGTAGTCGGGGGCGGACATCGGCATGGAGGCGCCTTTCCGGAGTGAGCTCTGCGCAGCCGCGCGGTCGCGGGGCGGCGGGCGGCACCGGGGCGCCGCGTGCCGGAACAGTAGCGCCCGGCACCGACAGCGGGCCGGTACGGCCGAGGGGCGGCACCCGTACCGGTACGGGTGCCGCCCCTCACGCGCGCGTGGCGCCCTACGCGGCCAGCTTCGCCAGCGCCGCGTCGATACGGGCCAGCGACTTCTCCTTGCCGAGGATCTCCAGGGACTCGAAGAGCGGCAGGCCGACCGTGCGGCCGGTGACGGCGACGCGGACCGGGGCCTGGGCCTTGCCGAGCTTGAGGCCGTGGGCCTCACCGGCGGCCAGGACGGCCTCCTTGAGGGACTCGGGGGAGGTCCAGTCGGCCGCCTCCAGCTTCTCCCGGGCCGTGCGCAGCAGGGCGTCCGAGCCCTCCTTCATCGCCTTGTTCCAGGACGCCTCGTCCTCGACCGGCTCCGCCAGGAACAGGAAGTCGACGTTGTCGGTGATCTCGGAGAGGACCTTCAGGCGGGTCTGCGCGTGCGGGGCGATCGCCTGCCACTTGGCCTCGTCGAAGTCCTCCGGCGCCCAGGGGGCGAAGGGGGCCTTCAGCCACGGGCGGCAGCGCTCGGCGAAGTCCTTCACCTCCAGCATGCGGATGTGGTCGCCGTTGATCGCCTCGCACTTCTTCAGGTCGAAGCGGGCGGGGTTGGGGTTGACGTCCGCGACGTCGAAGGCCGCGACCATCTCGTCGATCGTGAAGACGTCCTGGTCGGCCGAGAGGGACCAGCCGAGCAGGGAGAGGTAGTTGAGCAGGCCCTCGGGCAGGAAGCCGCGCTCGCGGTAGAGGTTCAGCGACGACTGCGGGTCGCGCTTGGAGAGCTTCTTGTTGCCCTCGCCCATCACGTACGGCAGGTGGCCGAACTCGGGGATGCGCTGGGCGATGCCCAGCTCGATCAGCGCCTTGTACAGGGCGATCTGGCGGGGGGTGGAGGAGAGCAGGTCCTCGCCGCGCAGAACGTGGGTGATCTCCATCAGCGCGTCGTCGACCGGGTTGACGAGCGTGTAGAGGGGGGCGCCGTTGGCGCGGACGATGCCGTAGTCCGGGACGTTCTCCGGGGTGAAGGTCAGCTCGCCACGGACCAGGTCCGTGAAGGTGATCGTCTCGTCGGGCATGCGGAAGCGGACGATCGGCTCGCGGCCCTGGGCCTTGTACTCCTCGACCCGGGCGGCGCTCAGCTCGCGGCAGTGGCCGTCGTAGCCGGACGGCCGGCCGGCGGCGCGGGCGGCCTCGCGGCGGGTGTCCAGCTCCTCCTGGGAGCAGTAGCAGTGGTAGGCGTAACCGCCGTCCAGCAGCTTCTGGGCGACCTCCTTGTAGAGGTCCATGCGCTGCGACTGGCGGTACGGCGCGTGCGGGCCGCCGATCTCGGGGCCCTCGTCCCAGTCGAAGCCCAGCCAGCGCATCGAGTCGAGGAGCTGGTTGTACGACTCCTCGGAGTCGCGGGCCGCGTCGGTGTCCTCGATGCGGAAGACCAGGGTGCCCCCGTGGTGCCGGGCGAACGCCCAGTTGAACAGGGCGGTGCGGACCAGGCCCACATGGGGGTTACCGGTGGGCGAGGGACAGAAACGGACGCGTACGGAGCCGGGTGCGCTAGCCACGCTTGACAACCTTGTTGGTGAGAGTGCCGATGCCTTCGATGGTGACGGCGACCTCGTCGCCGACGTTGAGAGGTCCGACGCCCGCGGGGGTGCCGGTGAGGATCACGTCGCCGGGGAGCAGCGTCATGGCCTCGGAGATGTTGACGATCAGGTCCGCGATGGAGTGGATCATCTCGCTGGTGCGGCCGAGCTGGCGCTGCTGTCCGTTGACCGTGAGCTGGATGGTCAGGTCGGACGCGGTGGCGAGGTCCAGGTCGGTCTCCACCCAGGGGCCGAGCGGGCAGGAGGTGTCGAAGCCCTTGGCCCGGGCCCACTGCTTCTCGCGCTTCTGCACGTCGCGGGCGGTGACGTCGATCGCGCAGGTGTAGCCGAGGATCACGTCCTCGACGCGCTCGCGCGGCACCTCGCGGCACATGCGGCCGATGACGACGGCGAGCTCGGCCTCGTGGTGGAGCTCCTGCGAGAAGGAGGGGTACTGGATCTCGTCGCCGGGGCCGATGACGGAGGTCGACGGCTTGAAGAAGGCGAACGGGGCGTCGGGCACCTCGTTGCCCAGTTCCCGCGCGTGCTCGGCGTAGTTGCGGCCGAAGGCCACGACCTTGTTGGGGAGCACCGGCGGCAGCAGCCGTACCTTGCTCACGGGCACCTTGGTGCCGGAGAGCTCGAAGTCCGCGAACGGGATGCCCTTGATGATGTCGAGGACGAGCTCGTCCGGCTGGTCGCCCTCGACCGCGCCGAAAGCGACGTTACCGTCGATGGAGAACCTGGCGATGCGCACGGGTTGCTTGGCCCCTTGGCTACTGGCTGGAGTC
It contains:
- the cofC gene encoding 2-phospho-L-lactate guanylyltransferase, with product MQWTLVVPVKHLARAKSRLSDTADDGMRPGLALAFALDTVTAALACPEVADVAVVTDDARAGRELAALGAAVVPDEPGGGLNAALAHAAAVVRAARPGRPVATLNADLPALRPAELARVLQEAAQFPRAFLADAAAIGTTVLAAAPGQSLRPAFGPDSRARHRASGAAELRLDAVDSVRQDVDTGDDLRAALALGVGPHTAAAAALLPGRAPVPGQ
- a CDS encoding lysophospholipid acyltransferase family protein; translated protein: MPRRRIGFWYRFAAVICKPPLVVLLKRDWRGMEHIPAEGGFITVVNHNSHIDPFAYAHFQYNTGRVPRFLAKSGLFRKGFVGAAMRGTGQIPVYRESTDALSAFRAAIDAVERGECVAFYPEGTLTRDPDGWPMTGKTGAARVALQTRCPVIPVAQWGCNEVLPPYAKKPNLFPRKTHRVLAGPPVDLSRFYGKEMTADVLKEATEVIMAAITRQLEEVRGEKAPDTPYDPRRERIEQRRRTQAQRQRRRQAEGQGT
- the gltX gene encoding glutamate--tRNA ligase, encoding MASAPGSVRVRFCPSPTGNPHVGLVRTALFNWAFARHHGGTLVFRIEDTDAARDSEESYNQLLDSMRWLGFDWDEGPEIGGPHAPYRQSQRMDLYKEVAQKLLDGGYAYHCYCSQEELDTRREAARAAGRPSGYDGHCRELSAARVEEYKAQGREPIVRFRMPDETITFTDLVRGELTFTPENVPDYGIVRANGAPLYTLVNPVDDALMEITHVLRGEDLLSSTPRQIALYKALIELGIAQRIPEFGHLPYVMGEGNKKLSKRDPQSSLNLYRERGFLPEGLLNYLSLLGWSLSADQDVFTIDEMVAAFDVADVNPNPARFDLKKCEAINGDHIRMLEVKDFAERCRPWLKAPFAPWAPEDFDEAKWQAIAPHAQTRLKVLSEITDNVDFLFLAEPVEDEASWNKAMKEGSDALLRTAREKLEAADWTSPESLKEAVLAAGEAHGLKLGKAQAPVRVAVTGRTVGLPLFESLEILGKEKSLARIDAALAKLAA
- the leuC gene encoding 3-isopropylmalate dehydratase large subunit, with amino-acid sequence MGRTLAEKVWDDHVVRRAEGEPDLLYIDLHLLHEVTSPQAFDGLRKSGRTVRRLDLTIATEDHNTPTLDIDKPIADPVSRVQLETLRKNCAEFGVRLHPLGDVEQGVVHVVGPQLGLTQPGTTVVCGDSHTSTHGAFGALAFGIGTSQVEHVLATQTLPMARPKTMAITVDGELPDGVTAKDLILAIIAKIGTGGGQGYILEYRGEAIEKLSMEARMTICNMSIEAGARAGMIAPDETTFAYLKGRPHAPEGADWDAAVEYWKTLRTDDDAEFDAEVVIEAAELSPFVTWGTNPGQGAPLSASVPDPASYEDASERLAAEKALEYMGLEAGQPLRSIKVDTVFVGSCTNGRIEDLRAAADILKGRKVADGVRMLVVPGSARVGLQAVSEGLDVVFKEAGAEWRHAGCSMCLGMNPDQLAPGERSASTSNRNFEGRQGKGGRTHLVSPQVAAATAVLGHLASPADLSADAPSPAGV
- a CDS encoding HAD family hydrolase; translation: MAIRAVVWDVDDTLFDYTTADRAGMRAHLAAEGLLDGYGSAERALARWREITEVQWARFAAGEVDFATQRRDRTRVFLGRDLTDAEADGWFERYLAHYEAAWALFPDVLPVLDALATSHRHAVLSNSSVTVQDRKLRVLGLHDRFEIILCAAEIGISKPAAGAFLAACDALGLAPHEVAYVGDHPEIDGRGAADAGLLSVWIDRGGPRATAVPPAGPRRIASLAELPALLGPDTRFGAPSTFG
- a CDS encoding fumarylacetoacetate hydrolase family protein; the protein is MRIARFSIDGNVAFGAVEGDQPDELVLDIIKGIPFADFELSGTKVPVSKVRLLPPVLPNKVVAFGRNYAEHARELGNEVPDAPFAFFKPSTSVIGPGDEIQYPSFSQELHHEAELAVVIGRMCREVPRERVEDVILGYTCAIDVTARDVQKREKQWARAKGFDTSCPLGPWVETDLDLATASDLTIQLTVNGQQRQLGRTSEMIHSIADLIVNISEAMTLLPGDVILTGTPAGVGPLNVGDEVAVTIEGIGTLTNKVVKRG
- the ndgR gene encoding IclR family transcriptional regulator NdgR, giving the protein MDNSSGVGVLDKAALVLSALESGPATLAGLVGATGLARPTAHRLAVALEHHRMVARDMQGRFILGPRLAELAAAAGEDRLLATAGPVLTHLRDVTGESAQLYRRQGDMRICVAAAERLSGLRDTVPVGSTLTMKAGSSAQILLAWEEPERLHRGLQGARFTATALSGVRRRGWAQSIGEREPGVASVSAPVRGPSNRVVAAVSVSGPIERLTRHPGRMHAQAVIDAAARLSEALRRSG
- a CDS encoding HU family DNA-binding protein — encoded protein: MNKAQLVEAIADKMGGRQQAADAVDAVLDAIVRAVVAGDRVSVTGFGSFEKVDRPARYARNPQTGERVRVKKTSVPRFRAGQGFKDLVSGSKKLPKNDIAVKKAPKGSLSGPPPTISKAAGKKAAAKKTTGAAKKTTAAAKKTTAAAAKKTTGAAKKTTATAKKTAAKKAPATKATATKTTAAKKATAKKAPAKKATATKAPAKKSTARKTTAKKTTARKK
- the leuD gene encoding 3-isopropylmalate dehydratase small subunit, translating into MEAFTTHTGRAVPLRRSNVDTDQIIPAHWLKKVTRDGFEDGLFEAWRKDPEFVLNRPERQGATVLVAGPDFGTGSSREHAVWALQNYGFKAVISSRFADIFRGNSLKNGLLTVVLDQKIVDSLWELTEADPTAEVTVDLVGREVRAAGITASFELDENSRWRLLNGLDDISITLQNEADIAAYEAKRPAYKPRTLQV
- a CDS encoding DUF4241 domain-containing protein, encoding MPMSAPDYTWLFTPGSTFAYESGTTGVIHVASGGELWLPTGRIVACDPFVCLGEGETEPFTVAVEPGRYRVEAAVATLTQPGEPPSDEPHLRVAAARLVIRDEPTATWELALLPGQDPAELGDEEFYGYGVDAGTGCFYDAAAEESFPASEGDEGPLWDAFEHSDWAPGPHLITAPETGHTVVAFTSGWGDGAYPTWIGRTAAGEITCFVTDFFVAPDPSESAEPPAPATATA